The Vitis riparia cultivar Riparia Gloire de Montpellier isolate 1030 chromosome 3, EGFV_Vit.rip_1.0, whole genome shotgun sequence genome includes a region encoding these proteins:
- the LOC117911636 gene encoding uncharacterized protein LOC117911636 has product MACLNMFNNDQPYLYTSPLGPRISFSNDFADTQHPIKKHETNYREAPVSSDFEFSVKNNNMTSADEIFSKGMLLPTKPKMTLRDELLVDDDDDGFKDVLPRLQKSSGRWKQRFGLKRGDKSDGTLERVVEEKPETQLEGARLQN; this is encoded by the coding sequence ATGGCATGCTTAAACATGTTCAACAATGATCAACCATACCTCTATACCTCTCCTCTGGGCCCTAGAATCTCCTTTTCCAATGATTTCGCAGACACCCAACATCCCATCAAGAAGCATGAAACCAACTACAGAGAAGCACCAGTGTCTTCGGACTTTGAATTCTCAGTGAAAAACAACAATATGACTTCTGCAGATGAGATCTTCTCCAAGGGGATGCTGTTGCCCACCAAGCCTAAGATGACCCTGCGAGATGAGCTCCTtgtggatgatgatgatgatgggtTCAAGGATGTGTTGCCAAGGCTGCAGAAGAGTTCAGGCAGGTGGAAACAGAGGTTTGGTCTGAAAAGAGGTGATAAAAGTGATGGGACTTTGGAAAGAGTTGTTGAGGAGAAGCCCGAGACTCAGCTGGAAGGAGCCAGACTTCAAAATTAA